The proteins below are encoded in one region of Scylla paramamosain isolate STU-SP2022 chromosome 8, ASM3559412v1, whole genome shotgun sequence:
- the LOC135102543 gene encoding equilibrative nucleoside transporter 1-like: protein MEGSDLPSSQYMAQHKCKPILPTPNSLDKAYHQSCQSTGQSCPTRSINQCFRHPDIFFLHQAPSSITREARVRKPNISQDGSTCLAFISSVSVFPTSSSCTKHRQASPERHEYVRGRLVYFCFLLLGLGTLLPWNFFITAQSYWDFKLENKTANGTRTHLQDLYTPMQVCLSQIPNFIFLFINALFSHKIPQRIRLLASLTLMILLFCITTVFTQVDTSEWQIGFFALTMTVIILINSAGAIFQGGLFGVAGMFPEKYITAVVSGQALGGVFASGARIVSLSVGAKDENSAFIYFMIAVIVMIFTLLAYLFMSKTDFYKHYTNCQKPEKGSDDAPQAERTFSEQVQIFKEIWPLGVSVWGVFAVTLGAFPALCVKIISTAEDETWSQVYFQPVVTFLLFNVGDYIGRQVAGFMMWVSVLPSLTLFYGLQTRWSNL, encoded by the exons ATGGAAGGAAGTGATTTGCCCTCATCCCAATACATGGCCCAGCACAAATGTAAGCCAATTTTGCCCACTCCCA ATAGCCTTGACAAAGCATACCACCAAAGTTGTCAAAG cactggtcaatcttgccctacacgctctattaaccagtgtttccgtcaTCCCGACatcttcttcctgcaccaagcaccgtcaagcatcaccagagaggcacgagtacgtaag cctaacatatcacaagatggatccacatgtctagccttcatatccagtgtttccgtcttcccgacatcttcttcctgcaccaagcaccgtcaagcatcaccagagaggcacgagtacgtaag GGGCCGGTTGGTGTACTTCTGTTTCCTGTTGTTGGGTCTGGGAACACTGCTGCCATGGAACTTCTTCATCACTGCACAATCA TACTGGGATTTCAagctggaaaacaaaacagccaATGGAACACGGACGCATTTACAAGACTTGTACACACCCATGCAAGTCTGCCTTTCTCAGATACCCAACTTTATATTCCTATTTATTAATGCACTCTTCAGTCACAA GATCCCCCAGCGAATCAGGCTCCTGGCTTCCTTGACGTTAATGATCCTGCTTTTCTGCATCACCACTGTATTCACCCAAGTGGATACCAGTGAGTGGCAAATTGGCTTCTTCGCCCTAACCATGACTGTCATCATCCTTATCAACA GTGCTGGTGCCATTTTTCAAGGTGGCCTGTTTGGTGTGGCAGGAATGTTTCCCGAGAAGTACATAACTGCTGTGGTGTCAGGCCAGGCCCTTGGAGGTGTGTTTGCTTCAGGTGCACGGATTGTATCTCTCTCAGTGGGAGCAAAGGATGAAAATTCTGCATTCATTTACTTCATGATTGCTGTCATCGTCATGATTTTCACTCTGCTggcttatttattcatgtcaaAAACA GATTTCTACAAGCACTATACCAATTGCCAAAAGCCTGAAAAAGGATCTGATGATGCCCCTCAAGCTGAAAGGACCTTTAGTGAGCAGGTCCAGATATTTAAGGAGATTTGGCCACTGGGAGTATCCGTGTGGGGTGTATTTGCTGTCACACTTGGTGCCTTTCCAGCTCTGTGTGTCAAAATTATTTCCACTGCAGAAGATGAAACTTGGTCAC agGTGTATTTCCAGCCAGTTGTTACCTTCCTTTTGTTCAATGTTGGTGACTACATTGGACGTCAAGTGGCTGGGTTTATGATGTGGGTGAGTGTCTTACCTTCATTGACATTGTTTTATGGTCTTCAGACTAGATGGAGTAACTTGTAA
- the LOC135102828 gene encoding equilibrative nucleoside transporter 1-like yields the protein MQVCLSQIPNFIFLFINALFSHKIPQRIRLLASLTLMILLFCITTVFTQVDTSEWQIGFFALTMTVIILINSAGAIFQGGLFGVAGMFPEKYITAVVSGQALGGVFASGARIVSLSVGAKDENSAFIYFMIAVIVMIFTLLAYLFMSKTDFYKHYTNCQKPEKGSDDAPQAERTFSEQVQIFKEIWPLGVSVWGVFAVTLGAFPALCVKIISTAEDETWSQVYFQPVVTFLLFNVGDYIGRQVAGFMMWPWRGSWILYLMVALRVVFIPLFLLCNHDPNSSIPTLFAHDSWYILFMLLFSLSNGYCSSLSMMYGPKLVTEDKAEVASSMMAAMLGLGLLTGGLSSFAFALIS from the exons ATGCAAGTCTGCCTTTCTCAGATACCCAACTTTATATTCCTATTTATTAATGCACTCTTCAGTCACAA GATCCCCCAGCGAATCAGGCTCCTGGCTTCCTTGACGTTAATGATCCTGCTTTTCTGCATCACCACTGTATTCACCCAAGTGGATACCAGTGAGTGGCAAATTGGCTTCTTCGCCCTAACCATGACTGTCATCATCCTTATCAACA GTGCTGGTGCCATTTTTCAAGGTGGCCTGTTTGGTGTGGCAGGAATGTTTCCCGAGAAGTACATAACTGCTGTGGTGTCAGGCCAGGCCCTTGGAGGTGTGTTTGCTTCAGGTGCACGGATTGTATCTCTCTCAGTGGGAGCAAAGGATGAAAATTCTGCATTCATTTACTTCATGATTGCTGTCATCGTCATGATTTTCACTCTGCTggcttatttattcatgtcaaAAACA GATTTCTACAAGCACTATACCAATTGCCAAAAGCCTGAAAAAGGATCTGATGATGCCCCTCAAGCTGAAAGGACCTTTAGTGAGCAGGTCCAGATATTTAAGGAGATTTGGCCACTGGGAGTATCCGTGTGGGGTGTATTTGCTGTCACACTTGGTGCCTTTCCAGCTCTGTGTGTCAAAATTATTTCCACTGCAGAAGATGAAACTTGGTCAC agGTGTATTTCCAGCCAGTTGTTACCTTCCTTTTGTTCAATGTTGGTGACTACATTGGACGTCAAGTGGCTGGGTTTATGATGTGG CCTTGGCGTGGTTCCTGGATTCTGTACTTGATGGTTGCACTACGAGTTGTATTTATTCCATTGTTCCTGCTGTGCAACCATGATCCAAACTCTAGCATTCCCACGTTGTTTGCTCATGACTCCTGGTACATCCTGTTCatgcttctcttctccctctccaatGGCTACTGCTCATCACTATCCATGATGTATGGTCCAAA GCTTGTGACAGAGGACAAGGCTGAGGTGGCCAGCAGCATGATGGCAGCCATGCTGGGCCTGGGCCTGCTGACAGGAGGCCTCTCATCATTTGCCTTTGCTCTAATTAGCTAA